A single Zootoca vivipara chromosome 1, rZooViv1.1, whole genome shotgun sequence DNA region contains:
- the LOC118097858 gene encoding potassium channel subfamily K member 16-like, translating into MHMSRAQGTLLLAGLITYSVMGAFVFELLENDNYKRQEEKIYRLKEDFFLNYTSLSPEEVEVFIEEVVRYVRMGIAPEGTHNPEKQSSWDFTNSFFFVGTVLATVGYGNLCPQTKEGQLFCVIYALFGIPFNLICLNYIGFLISGLFESCAEKAFGKENKKTAKYIFLFVAMGVIMFLVLPAFLFQHAEGWSYHEAIYFTFITLSTIGFGDYLVGRNPNRGYFKGYRMLTAFFMVLGLAWIAVLFELVSSLLAPEEPQASSGKDNRQQK; encoded by the exons ATGCATATGAGCAGGGCACAGGGCACCCTACTGCTGGCTGGCCTCATAACTTACTCGGTGATGGGTGCCTTCGTCTTTGAGCTTCTGGAGAATGATAACTACAAAAGACAAGAAGAAAAAATTTATCGCCttaaagaagatttttttttgaaCTACACCTCTCTCAGCCCTGAAGAGGTGGAGGTATTCATAGAG GAAGTGGTAAGATATGTTCGGATGGGAATAGCTCCAGaaggaacccacaatcctgaaaaACAGAGCAGCTGGGATTTCACTAATTCTTTCTTCTTCGTGGGCACTGTGTTAGCCACAGTAG GCTATGGAAACCTCTGTCCCCAGACGAAAGAAGGTCAGCTCTTTTGTGTTATTTATGCTCTCTTTGGAATCCCCTTCAACCTTATCTGCTTGAACTATATTGGCTTTTTAATCTCAGGACTCTTCGAAAGCTGTGCTGAGAAAGCGTTTGGGAAAGAAAACAAG AAAACAGCAAAATACATTTTCTTGTTCGTGGCTATGGGAGTTATAATGTTTCTTGTTTTGCCAGCATTCCTCTTTCAACATGCGGAGGGCTGGAGTTATCATGAAGCTATCTATTTTACATTTATTACACTCAGCACCATTGGTTTTGGAGACTATCTAGTAG GGAGGAACCCTAACAGGGGTTATTTTAAGGGATACCGGATGCTcacagccttttttatggtccttGGTCTGGCCTGGATAGCTGTGCTGTTTGAACTGGTATCATCATTACTGGCACCTGAGGAGCCACAAGCAAGCTCAGGAAAAGACAATAGACAGCAAAAATAA